A segment of the Flavobacterium azooxidireducens genome:
AAACATTGATAGCTTCGTTAGAAGTTACTTTGTTTGCAACTTGTTTTCCTAGGATGTCATAAATTTGTATAGTTCTTTCAGCATTTGCTTGAGTAGAAATGTACAAAGTTCCGTTAGTTACTGGATTTGGATATACTTTCAAACCTTCGATTGAATTTTTGTTTACAGATAAATTAGTTCCAAAAGCAACATTATCTATAAATACGCTACCGCCTGATGCATCATTAGATTCTTGAAATACTCTAAAGTCTAATCTCATAATTGTAGCTGCTGCAGGAGCAACACCTGTAACAGTAACTTGTTGCCAACCAGTTGTGTTTTCGTTATATGTTGAAGGTTGAAATTCAGGAACTTGTTGATTATTTGGTAGTGCTGCAGTATCTGATCTAAAAGACGCCCAATGTCTAAATCTAGCATTGTTGTCTTGATCATAATACCAATAAGTAAGTGTATAGTTTGTGCCTGGAGTAACTGCGAAATCAGTAAATCCAACTCTATTATTGCCAGTTCCGTTTGGAGCTACAAGTCTCACAGAACTTTGACCTTCGTGTACGATAGTTGTTTCTTGAGAAACAGATCCACCATTATTACCAAGCGTAATCAACCATCCATCTGGAGTACCCTCTGTCCAAGATTCAAAACCTCCATTAGTAATTACATTTTGGGCAAAAGAAAACCCACTAATTAACAAAATTAAAGATAAAGTGTAAAGTTTTTTCATTTTATAAATGTTTAGATAAAAATTATACTGCAAAGATAAGTACATTTTTTCTGAGTAGGAAAAAAAGTATGTAAAAGAATCATTAAATTATAAAAAAAGTGAAAATGTAACTA
Coding sequences within it:
- a CDS encoding T9SS type A sorting domain-containing protein, which encodes MKKLYTLSLILLISGFSFAQNVITNGGFESWTEGTPDGWLITLGNNGGSVSQETTIVHEGQSSVRLVAPNGTGNNRVGFTDFAVTPGTNYTLTYWYYDQDNNARFRHWASFRSDTAALPNNQQVPEFQPSTYNENTTGWQQVTVTGVAPAAATIMRLDFRVFQESNDASGGSVFIDNVAFGTNLSVNKNSIEGLKVYPNPVTNGTLYISTQANAERTIQIYDILGKQVANKVTSNEAINVSNLNAGVYIVKITEEGKTASRKLVIN